Below is a genomic region from Hevea brasiliensis isolate MT/VB/25A 57/8 chromosome 3, ASM3005281v1, whole genome shotgun sequence.
AAAGGGTTTAATtggtaattttttaatttagagtgaaattgtaaaattttcaaaagtttatggttttttttttaacaatttctcctaaaatttataagatttttcattcataaaaatgttttaattcaattcaatccagtaaatcaatttaaaataatcttATAATTAATTCATTcaacatttaaaattttcttcattctaatttttttttcatgaaaataatttttttatagaaaTATTCCTTAACATACAAATCTATaaatctctttattttttttaaatgaatttgaatttttaataatatgTAATAAAAGATTATTCAATCTTTTAAGTTTTTCTCTGAATATTTTAACACccaaaaatttaaaaacaaatGTCAAAGATTTGAAAGATAATAAtagttaatattttatttattttagagtgactattattttaatttattaatattataggtACATTgatcatttttattttaaaagaaatcacataaataattttgttaataatatgTTAATGTCaacaataatatgaaatattttttatgaataaaaaaatcttataaattttagGGGGAAATGTCTAAAAAAAccttaaacttttaaaaatttacaatccttAACTAAAAAATTGTCAATTATATCTTACACTAATTATTGGCGTGACAAGTTGTCGtgacattttttatttaaaaaaaaaacaaataaatgaGAGCTTTTCAGGTATATCGATTATAGACCTCTTAGACCTGAGGCTCAAGACTATATGTTAACGCTCTTGATTTAACCTAATCCTATAGAAGGAGACCTATCACCAAACTCGAGTAACACCTAATAAGATGAATTATTAGACAACTAACTACAGCCTCCCATTATACTCATAAATAGAGATAATATTtaatcattattttattacaaGGAGTCGAACCAGGGAGACAACATTTTCCATTTTCTTATGAAAAACAAATGGTAGGGTATAATTGTAATTCTTTAGAAGTTCATAGTTTAATTAGTAAATTTTTTTTGATTCAAAGTGAAATTGCAACTTTTTGaaagttaagtttttttttttatataattttcccAAAAACTAATTATGGTTAAccacaaatatttttttttaaaaaaagttgaattttacaaaataaaacaattttctttttttttaattcaataatataacttaaattaatcaatttatgtaaaaataattaataataaatcaaaatttaacaacAAAAGTTCAAAAATTCTTTTGACGAAggacaatttatttaaatttaatttttataattaattcctGTATAAATTGACCATTATTGGATTGATATCATGGCAATATAAGCAATATATGTCTTTGTGTCTGTACGAAGATGGGATTAAGCTTCAGTTGAACCAAACAGCTgatttccacctcctttccctcctACGAAACAAGCCGAGAAAATGGAAGACGATGGATAATAGGCCGTGGCTAGATTTGCCGCAGGGCCGGTTTTAATCCGGTTTCCGCCCCAACCGCCAATTCAGCGACACTCAAGGATCGGATCAAAACGGTTCAATACAATTCTAGTCCAATTCCAATTTGACCAGTGGTattatcaaattaaaacaaattttTAGGCATCactaatttaatttctaatgtaAAACAATTAAAGGGACCTAAACATAtacttaatataattttttttttaaaaaaaaagaaaatcttgaattGGATCGATTCCAGATTCAGAATTGCCAATTCGAAAAGTCGACTTCAAGCCAATTCCAGTTTTAGTTCAAGGAGAAGTGACAGAGCAAAACCTGATTCCGGCTCAATTCATGAACCAGAACCATTACCCAATCCGGTTAACGGTTCGAACAGTTGCTGCATAGAGTTCAAAGTACTGCACTGCCTACCATTCATTTACCCAAAATCCAAGCCCTGTAGCTCTGAAAAAACAAATCCTTACGGCTTAGGCTTAGGTAAATGCTACATCTCACAAGAGCAAACTAAAAATAACTAACCCCTTGGAAAAACAAGCCAAAAGCAAATGAGTTATCTGTCGACAATAATCGAAGAACATGTAATAAATTCCAGAAAACAATATTGAGATACTACATTTTCTGGGGACATTCACAATCTTTGAACAACCTCTTAATAGAATTCATACAATGAAAGCAAGGGACCAATTTGCAACGTGAATAGACATTTGAATCCTCACTACATATGAACCTACAGAAACAAAGAACACATCTTGAGATGATCACTGTGCATCACTAACTAACAAAAGACTCTCCCAATGCTGAACACATGCTTTGCAGAGAAACTTGGCCCAATTTGTAACAACCTATTTTATGTAGTGTATGTTCTCACACatgaacaaaaaaataaaataataggtTAAACTAAAAAGCCTACTGTAATATATACTTAACACTTACAAAACTTTTGTCACCCACTTCCACTGAATTCCTACTTTGCCAAAATCTGCTTTAGGTTACTGGTCAACAATAACTCATTTTGTTGCCCCACCTCAAAACAGTCTCTTAAAAGTGACCATTAATATGCAAAATTCATCCCCTTCCTCCCCCTTCCATTCCTCCACCCTCCACGATCCGTCTGATGGTCATTCCCTCCAAACCTGGAGGTTTTATACCTTGACATGTAGCAGCCAGCACCCTCGTTCTTCCAGCTATTCTCATCCCATGTTTCCCAATCTCCACCAGTTGTATCATTGAAATTATTCCACTGCTTATAATTACTGTCCCACTCGTAATTATTTTTCCATCTATATGAATCACTCCAACAATTTGCCCATTCATTATCAATCATGGCTCCATTGGCCTGAGAAACATTGCTCTCCCTGGGGTTTCCATTATTACCCTTTTGATTAAAATCTCTAAATCCAGGATACAAAGCTGCAGTGGCTGTCTTTTGCACCTCCTCTTCAGCCTCCCCCCATCCGGTGCACGAAAATGACTGATTCAGGAGAGAACAACCAAAAATCACAACTTCCTCCTCTTTATCTTTCTCATCAGGATATTTGGGCTCCCGTTCCAAATCTAAGTACAATTCAGGGTCAATGTTGGAATTCCAGTCAATTTCATCAATATAAATATCAGGATCGGGCAATGATATGTCACAATGAAGACCATTAATCTTCGCCCAAAACCGGTTTTTAGCATTGTGAAAAGCCTCTTCACCAGCAGAGTCATTCCACTGAACTATATTCTCATATAGGTACATAGACTTTTTGGTTTCCAATAGCTTGCCCCATGGAACCAAACCAACTGAATAGCAGAATCTTTTCTCCCATGATGGTACAGTTGGCTGCCAACTACCTGGAAACAAAGAGAATAAAACATAAGCTCAGATATTCACAGATAAACATGAAAAGGGAAATATCATCagaaacaaaaacaaaaacaTGGTCTCTTAAATGAATGACAGATGACAAGTAATAGACAACGACAACAAGGATCCACAACTAGCGTAAACTGAACAAATGTGACGCATGTAATGCCTCATACAAACCCAAATTGAACTACCTCTAAGACTTTAACATTCATTCTTTCTCTGCATATATTCCATTTTCAGGGGGCTCTTTTTCATTTCATGTTTCCATATCAAACATTTTTTCATCCATATAGTTGGAGACCACCAAGTTTGTGTATAGATTTAATTTACTACTCTAACTAACTAGACCAAAAGGGAAAATTAACTCTAGATTCCCAATGTCTTGTATGGCTGTGACATTGGCTCAATAAAAtttcatcaaaaaaaaaaaaaggaatcatGTCCGAAACTGACAATCATCATGATTCAAAACAAAAGTCTGTCTGGAAAAAAAAATAACATCATGAAATCTTTTAATACTAAAAGCAAATACAAAGTAGAAACTGTGAATTTCACTTTCCAGATTTTCACATACCAACAAACATATTACACAAATGGAGTAAAACAAGCAAAAAGTTCCAAAGAACCACTCTAGATCAACTCCCAGAACATAAGTACATGAACAATCAACATTGACCATGCATCTTATTTTCAGCCAAAAATCGAACCAACAACTGCCCATCTGCTCAGAGGTTCTAACATTATGTAGGGCCTCAGAATCATAATAAACTGTAGCCCTTAAAAAAAAAGTTTCATCATAAAAAAAAGTTTCAtcataaaagctatcatttagaCACTTAATCCCTAACATGAAACACCATAACCAGAAAATTTCCACCATTATCACAAAAACCACATCATTGCCACCAATTCAAGACAAATTACTGGGGAAAAAAAGTAATAAATCAACCCAATAGCAAGTTGTCCAGTTTCCCAGAATTTCCAACCAAAAAAAAAACTAAGCCACTGTTTTACAAAATCCATAAAGTATAACCATGCAATATCAtagaaaaagtaaaaaataaataagaggCTTCCATATTAAAATCTAACAAGAACCCACCATCTTTACCATTATTCAAAATGTTTTCTTTCTTTACtcctttccctttttttttttttctttacagaAAGAAGAACATACCATGAGGAGGCTGTCTATGGTGTGATCTTGTCGTCCTCTTAACTTCTGGATGATTAATTTCACCTTTACGTCTCCTCCAGTTACTCATAATGAAATCTGAAAGGCCAAAACACTCAAAAAAGAAAACCCAAAAAGAGTCTAAAAAACCAAAAATCAAAAGAGGCAGAAACTGGGTTTAAaaccaggaaaaaaaaaaaaaaccaatgcaACAAGTGACAATTTCTCAAGGTTTTAGACAGAAAACCAAAATGGGCATGATTGATTTGAGAAGAAAGACTTTATCCAAGGCAAAATCATGTTAAGATTTGGCCAAAGAATTGCAGAGAATTGAGGAGCTTTTTTAGAGTGATCACTACTAGAGAAAAGTTCTGGTGGGTATCGGTATGCGAGAAGAGAAGGCGTGGGCGTTAATTTGTGAGGCTATTTAACTATTTATAGCCCTTAGCTTTCGTTAGGATTACTAAGGTCACCGCTTCGCCTACAGAACTTCCTTCTCCTTCAAGGACTGTCTCTGCGTATCGAACAATCTTGAGGGCTACAGTTCCTAATCCCACTCTCATTCCTTGGCATGTGtaatgtaaaatatatatatatatatatatatatatatatatatatatatatatatatatatatatatatatatatatatatatatatatatatatatagttaaaaaattatttataaaaaaatttatttaattttcacataattatattatttttttattttatttttatttttattaaaattaattttttttacttattaagtttcaaattataagaattaagaaaattaattaaattaaattctataaaattgtagtttttaaatataaaaaaatatttaagtcGATATTTATTGATATAAAATAATTCACTATTTTccatttttaagaaatatttaattttattttataaaataagaaAAGTATTAAAAAATGTGTTCAATCGTTAGTGATGAACAAATAattcttaatttaaaaattttaaaaagtaatttttcacaattaaaaaaattttaaaaagtatttAGAAACTTATTTTACTATTAAAATTTTTCAagcatatattatttatttattttataatcatATGATTAACTTTTTATTattgtaaaaaaataattttaaaaaaattaataattcaattttaactataaaatttataatataatcttAATTATAGGTATAGGAAAGtaattattttctatttagaaaatatttgaaaaaaatgagaaaaaataaaagaaaacaatcGAATTAATGTAAAACTGTTTTTAAATCATAGTTACTTTTtctaaaattacaaaaaaaaattattttttacttcttaatttaaaaattaatacatatgaacataaaactttaattttcaatttttttataaaaaattaaaaactaataCAAATTTCCACATGGGAATAtgtactaaaatttcatgaacatGTATAATTGAATGAGTCATGCATGATTTTAACAAAAGTTTTTTAAGTTTGTATTTATATAtcttaattaagtttttttttaatttaattggataattcaaattttattcaataatttttaaattttatgtaataaaataaaaggcAAAATCAATTATTAATCACTTTCTCCTTCATTTTTATCTCTCattttttagaatttattttatcaaaaattatttgtcattttaagaaaattaagaatcattaattttttttttaattttacctttATTTTTACTAAATACAATAACAATTTTTACAATTTCCAAAATCTCATTTTATCatttcctttttaattaaatgagataaaaggtGTTTTAGTTGGAGCATTTTGTCATAATTTaagtgatttaattatttttttaatcatcatGTAAAAATTTTAAACTACAGATAAACTAAACAAAGGAagtaaattagttttaatttttttattaaaaaataaaaatatatattattaaaattttaaaatgtgttaatggtgcAAATTCGcaacaataaataaattttaattaattttaaattaattaagttcattaaatgaaacatttttcatcatttaattttattaaaaaattcattttatatcaatatttaaaaattataattttttttaatgttattgTTTCCATGTCATTTTAAATCTCttattttctttcaaatttttttttattatgaaattttcatgaccctgtgaaagagcactataaatttatttattatgaaagcatcaaattcatatggagaatattTTGAATGTAACTCGAAGAAAAATGCTCATATTATAAACATCTTTATTATTATAaagttttgaatttaatttttaattaaaattaattatataaaaataataaataataaatttttaaaaaataataagaaaatttttACTAGCCATTCGATTTTAgagtttattatatttttattttttatttttattttgttattataaaattctttaatttaaaaaatattacataaaagtCTCATCGCCtgaaaaatttacataaaaatctCTTATGTTAGAATATtatcatattttttattaatttaatatatgataatattacacataaaaataaaaatatcaaatctatttgatattattgttaaaattattattgaaaaaaatatttttttaaatatattaataatagaGTGTTAAAATCTCTACCATTATTCAGAATGTTTTCTTTCTTTACTCCTTTCCCATTTTTTTGTTTTTACAGAAAGAAGAACATACCATGAGGAGGCTTTCTATGGTGTGATCTTGTCGTCCCCTTAACTTCTGAATGATTAATTTCACCTTTATGTCTCCTCCAGTTACTCATAATGAAATCTGAAAGGCCAAAACACTCAAAAAAGAAAACCCAAAAAGAGTCTAAAAAACCAAAAATCAAAATAGGCAGAAACTGGGTTTAAaaccaggaaaaaaaaaaaaaaaccaatgcaACAAGTGACAATTTCTCAAGGTTTTAGACAGAAAACCAAAATGGGTATGATTGATTTGAGAAAAAAGACTTTATCCAAGGAGAAATCATGTTAAGATTTGGCCAAAGAATTGCAGAGAATTGAGGAGCTTTGTTAGAGTTATCACTACTAGAGAAAAGTTCCTGTGGGTATCCGTATGCGAGAAGAGAAGGCGTGGGTGTTAATTTGTGAGGTTATTAACTATTTATAGCCCTTGGCTTTTGTCTCTGCGTATCGAACAATCTTGAGGACTGCAGTTCCTAATCCCACTCTCATTCCTTGGCATGTGTAATGTAATTCTctcttgtaatatatatatatatatatatatatatgctaaaaattttatatataaggtTAAAAATTATTTacgaaaaattttttataaaaattttattcaataatttttaaattttatgaaataaaataaaaggcgAAATCAATTATTAatcaattttttcttcttttctatctgtcaatttttaaaatttattatatctaAAATTATCTGTCTTAAAATTTATTGTATCTAAAATTAtatatcatttaaaaaaattaaaaatgattaattaattttttttttaattttacctttAGTTTTACTAAATACAATAAccatttttataattttctaaatctcatttttgcatttcctttttaattaagtgagataaatgatattttaattagagctttttattataatttaagtaatttaattattttcttagtcatCATGCGAAAATTTTAAATCgctaataaaataaatagaagaagtaaattaattttaagattttttattaaaaaaataaaaatatatgttaatagaagtttaaaacgtGTTAAAGGTGCAAATtcacaacaataaataaatattaattaattttaaattaattaaattcattatataaattatttttcatcatttaattttattaaaaaattaattttatatcgatatttaaaaattataatttttttaatattattgtttCTATGTCATTTTAAATCTCTTATtttctttctaattttttttattatgaaattctCATGACTCTGTGGTAAGTTTGGTAAGGCGAGTTCATGCATCAAATTACTTTTACTCAAATGGTTAATGAACCTAATCAAAGCTTGtaagaaactttttttttttttggaattattttgaaaaatataaaattaaaaattttaaataattaattaattgtaattttagtattatttttaaaGTTGTTATTTTAGAACAAGAGGCCTTTTCAAAATAATTGGCAAATCATAACAtacactgtaacaccctcctggtagcaactctgtacattctactgtttcagtgaccggtgtcggtccggacagctagaacgttcggaaaaatatttaaactaaagttagaaaccataattaactcaaatattaataagaaaaatttagtaaaaattttagaaataaaatacaactaagtcaaatgagccggtgcccaagcgatgggtaacccagagggaagttgcggttctcacgactaggggccctagacccggggaaaaattcataaaataatttttgggacttcagagaagggtcattgaggttcctatggcattagaatgccaagaaaatatttaaaaaaatttttcaatcggtacagacaattttgacccgttaagccgaacggagggcattttggtcatttcgccttcagagacgatttttggccaacttgtccagttgagtaaataattattatgacataaaatgtgaataaatattgctaaaaattaaattgaaaataagtagagaagaaaagaatagaaaatgagaaaaaaggctcatttatgacatcattatgatgtcatttgaagttccctccaatcacaattaaacaaccaactaattaactaataaaaagagacaaatgtgacctaaggaattaaaaaaatacagctgccttcttcttccccaaatgcAACCGAAATTCATGCCCTagacccaacctccattaaaacctcaagcaagctccatttctctcttcttttcaccataaatcttcctactctattcactaaaaacttgtctatacctcttgggaagtgtttggcagcctagaaaaggaaagaaagtgaagattaaacttggaaaattctgccctacaagaggttagtgcctatttatatttatacttcttttattccatattaaggacttaaaataagtaaggaattgtgaattaaatgaatgaaatttatgtatatgtactccttgaatttcggcagacctaaggaagggataagagtgattgttttgatggacttaaaatggactaaagatgatgtttaaggtatatatacacatgtataatgaattggtgtgctaactagggtaattggtgtaaaccttgaatttgagctagggtttgggagtgaaaattagacttggcttatgaagttGTTAAagtacattctaatggtcaattagtgaccatttggggtaagttgaccataatttggagtgagctatagcatggcaaactgaaatgggtaggctgcctagtgacagcagcagggaggctatgagtctagcctgtttggactgtcatatctttggctgtgtaggttcaattggtgtttggccaattggacatgaaactagacttataatggcacaattttgctgaagaaaccatgcccaaaagaccaaagcaagtggaccaaaagttggccccaatccggataccctgcaagcaaattctgcagaatgaccaaatgaaaagtaactgttcatttggccataactcactgtagaatggtccatttgacctgaaatttttacagcaacaagatgagatatagacaaacaaatttcatgaagaaacctaccccaaattatgaccaaaacctattcaaaaaggcagtggcaatcactgtttattgtactgtagatttggtaaattctgcagattggaaatcctgccatctgtggtttttggaccatatctggagctacaaaactccaaatggagtgattcaaaaaaagaaattcaactagacaaaataaggaacaactttcatgtttaccatttcctcaaatttccaatgtaacagtccctaatggaacagtaaacttatggtacaaaaactaaaaattctgccccttagtgctaagcttggaaatggatttggtgattaattccaacaagttttaaatgcaaaatgtggtacattgggagtgttaaaaccaatgcacctattttctatccaaaagtcaacatttttgttgactaatgaagtgaatagtgacaccaaaacttgaaattcacaaattgaagaattttaaagtatcaaatgccctagtatacctaatgtcacacccta
It encodes:
- the LOC110650907 gene encoding uncharacterized protein LOC110650907 produces the protein MSNWRRRKGEINHPEVKRTTRSHHRQPPHGSWQPTVPSWEKRFCYSVGLVPWGKLLETKKSMYLYENIVQWNDSAGEEAFHNAKNRFWAKINGLHCDISLPDPDIYIDEIDWNSNIDPELYLDLEREPKYPDEKDKEEEVVIFGCSLLNQSFSCTGWGEAEEEVQKTATAALYPGFRDFNQKGNNGNPRESNVSQANGAMIDNEWANCWSDSYRWKNNYEWDSNYKQWNNFNDTTGGDWETWDENSWKNEGAGCYMSRYKTSRFGGNDHQTDRGGWRNGRGRKGMNFAY